From Daphnia pulicaria isolate SC F1-1A chromosome 4, SC_F0-13Bv2, whole genome shotgun sequence, one genomic window encodes:
- the LOC124337680 gene encoding uncharacterized protein LOC124337680 — protein sequence MSAIKCLSRDFLVAAGMSCGNVRLPWPVYSFLNACGLFRRTHARTRRGGRGGGATRLIVRQRSLLGLVNARSLLNKCELISNHLIDARLDLLAVTETWLNSDIGDSTIKAACPDGYTAVQLPRLNRKGGGLALIHKSSIEAKRLPVTIHEAYECMDLLLCFRSQRVRLLIIYRPPSSLPSRFFDEFSLTMEAVCSTRDKLVVVGDFNFHVDLVENSVAQSFLGLMEAFGLTQCVASPTHIKGHTLDLVFTRDVDNFVSHTCVSSLISDHYAVQCCLAVRTPRWSIGRTLFRSFKSIDSDLFVADLIGLDLFTDPATTIDGLIDQYNVGVSQVIDKHAPLKEKLMVLRPANPWMSDDVRVLRRELRKRERIWRMRRLYVDFQTYRETQMKYSRRLKAAKKLFYSNKILECGSDARALYRLVNNLMGKSDVPTLPKQKLTDRSVAEEFSVYFSTKIADIRSSLDSLAKSRNSDSAVEEEPFLSLYGESCCLDRLLPVTAEFVINLILSSPAKSCCLDPLPTPLLKKFVSTLAAPITRIVNSSLASGRFPDSLKHAVITPLLKKPSLDPQDMASYRPVSGLSFLSKLIERVVLFRLSSHVAEFNLLSPSQSAYRMNYSTETSLLSIQNDYSSLRMLVWVVRSSSWISAPHSTRLTTVF from the coding sequence ATGTCCGCCATTAAGTGTCTCTCACGCGATTTTCTGGTTGCCGCCGGCATGTCCTGCGGTAATGTTCGTCTTCCCTGGCCTGTCTACAGTTTCCTGAACGCTTGCGGTCTCTTTCGGCGCACGCATGCGCGCACGAGACGTGGTGGCCGTGGCGGTGGCGCTACTAGACTGATAGTGCGACAACGCTCTCTGCTAGGTCTTGTCAATGCGCGCTCTCTTCTGAACAAGTGTGAACTGATTTCTAATCACTTAATTGATGCCCGTCTTGATCTGCTGGCAGTGACTGAAACCTGGCTTAACAGCGACATTGGTGACTCTACTATAAAAGCGGCATGTCCGGATGGCTACACCGCTGTTCAGCTCCCTCGTCTGAATCGAAAGGGTGGTGGTCTGGCTCTGATCCATAAATCCTCTATTGAGGCTAAACGACTTCCTGTGACCATTCATGAGGCCTATGAGTGCATGGATCTGTTGCTTTGTTTTCGGTCGCAACGTGTTAGACTATTGATCATCTATAGACCGCCTTCCTCTCTACCTTCTCGTTTCTTTGATGAATTTTCTTTGACTATGGAAGCTGTCTGCTCTACTCGTGATAAGCTAGTCGTCGTTGGGGATTTCAACTTTCATGTTGATCTGGTAGAAAACTCGGTGGCACAGTCATTTCTCGGTCTCATGGAGGCGTTTGGTCTTACGCAGTGTGTTGCTTCTCCCACCCATATCAAGGGTCATACACTTGATTTGGTATTTACTCGGGATGTAGACAATTTTGTCTCACATACATGTGTTAGCTCCCTCATAAGTGATCACTATGCTGTTCAATGTTGTCTGGCCGTGCGCACACCTAGGTGGTCTATCGGCCGTACGCTCTTTCGATCGTTTAAGTCAATTGATAGTGATCTCTTTGTTGCGGACCTGATTGGTCTGGACTTGTTCACTGATCCGGCTACTACTATCGATGGTCTCATTGATCAGTATAACGTGGGTGTTAGTCAAGTGATTGACAAGCACGCCCCATTGAAAGAGAAACTGATGGTCCTTCGCCCCGCTAATCCCTGGATGAGCGATGATGTGCGAGTTCTGAGGAGAGAGCTTCGGAAAAGAGAACGAATATGGAGGATGAGGAGGCTATACGTCGACTTTCAGACCTACCGGGAGACACAGATGAAGTATTCTCGTCGACTTAAGGCAGCGAAGAAGTTATTCTACAGCAACAAAATTTTGGAGTGTGGCAGTGACGCTAGGGCTCTCTATCGTCTTGTCAACAACCTGATGGGTAAATCTGATGTGCCCACATTACCGAAACAAAAGCTTACTGATCGGAGTGTTGCGGAGGAGTTCAGTGTCTATTTCTCCACCAAGATAGCGGATATCCGCTCATCCCTTGACTCTTTGGCCAAATCTAGGAATTCTGACAGTGCCGTTGAAGAGGAGCCCTTCCTTTCGCTCTATGGCGAAAGTTGTTGTTTGGATAGGCTATTGCCGGTAACAGCTGAGTTTGTGATAAATCTCATTCTGTCTTCACCTGCAAAGTCCTGCTGCCTAGACCCACTTCCTACTCCTTTGCTAAAGAAGTTTGTAAGTACCTTGGCCGCTCCAATAACGAGAATTGTAAACTCTTCGCTGGCATCTGGTCGGTTTCCTGATTCGCTGAAGCATGCTGTCATCACGCCTCTTCTTAAGAAACCGTCACTGGATCCCCAAGATATGGCCAGCTACCGCCCAGTGTCTGGCCTTTCATTCCTCTCGAAGCTTATTGAACGTGTAGTTCTTTTTCGCCTCTCATCGCATGTCGCGGAATTCAATCTGCTGTCTCCTAGTCAATCTGCGTATCGGATGAACTACTCGACTGAGACTTCCCTGCTTTCCATCCAGAACGACTACTCGTCGCTGCGCATGCTGGTTTGGGTAGTGCGCTCCTCCTCTTGGATCTCAGCGCCGCATTCGACACGGTTGACCACCGTATTCTGA